The following coding sequences lie in one Sphingobium sp. KCTC 72723 genomic window:
- a CDS encoding heme o synthase encodes MTTAMMTSAPITAHWRDFLALTKPRVMTLVVFIGLCGMLAAPGHIHPVLGFTAILCIALGAGAAASLNQWYEVDVDAKMKRTANRPLPAGRMDRSSALHFGVGLSFFSVILMGMATNVLAAAILAVSILFYVFVYTIWLKPRTAQNIVIGGAAGAFPPVIGWAAVTGDVSALPVALFMLVFFWTPPHFWALALFAKPDYAAAGIPMLPVVSGEVATRRQIWFYTAIMAVAAMAPVLLRLTGLLYGTVALLGTALFAVFAFQVYRRRESDPARMTPERRLFKYSILYLFLLFGAVVVDRWMLA; translated from the coding sequence ATGACGACCGCGATGATGACATCCGCCCCGATCACGGCCCACTGGCGCGACTTCCTCGCGCTTACCAAGCCGCGCGTCATGACGCTGGTGGTGTTCATCGGCCTGTGCGGAATGTTGGCCGCGCCCGGTCATATCCATCCGGTCCTGGGCTTCACGGCCATCCTGTGCATCGCGCTGGGCGCGGGTGCGGCGGCCAGCCTCAACCAATGGTATGAGGTCGATGTCGATGCCAAGATGAAGCGCACCGCCAACCGGCCCTTGCCCGCCGGGCGCATGGACCGTTCGTCGGCGCTGCATTTCGGCGTGGGCCTGTCTTTCTTCTCGGTCATCCTGATGGGTATGGCGACCAACGTCCTTGCCGCCGCCATCCTGGCCGTGTCGATCCTGTTCTATGTGTTCGTCTACACCATCTGGCTCAAGCCCCGGACGGCGCAGAATATCGTCATCGGAGGCGCGGCAGGGGCTTTTCCGCCCGTGATCGGCTGGGCAGCGGTGACGGGCGATGTGTCCGCGTTGCCGGTTGCGCTGTTCATGCTGGTGTTTTTCTGGACGCCCCCGCATTTCTGGGCGCTCGCCCTGTTCGCCAAGCCGGACTATGCCGCTGCGGGCATTCCGATGCTGCCTGTCGTGTCGGGTGAAGTCGCCACCCGTCGCCAGATCTGGTTCTATACCGCGATCATGGCGGTCGCGGCGATGGCCCCCGTGCTGTTGCGCCTGACCGGGCTGCTATATGGCACGGTCGCGCTGCTCGGCACTGCGCTGTTCGCGGTCTTCGCCTTTCAGGTCTATCGCCGCCGCGAAAGCGACCCCGCGCGGATGACCCCGGAACGGCGTCTGTTCAAATATTCGATCCTCTATCTTTTCCTTCTCTTTGGAGCGGTGGTCGTTGACCGCTGGATGCTGGCATGA